cgaagtcgaaccgtaaggcccgtaggtctctaacgagcgtcgaaactaagttcgtcgttttatattttaacgacgaacttagtttcgacgctcgttagggaccacttgtgtcaatttttgaaacatcggggaccatttttgtaaaaaattgaaacttcagggaccaaagtgtaaatatatcaaaaaagggaccatttgtgtcaatttttgaaactcCAAGGACCGTTTAAACCAAATTTCTTTTTAAAcaggatttttttttaaacatattttttttaattttttagtcgaagtcgaaccgtaaccGGCGTTTGAACGACGTCTAAACCGGCAGCCGTTtggggctgcgtttgcagccgtaaaccggcgtttaaacggctgcaaacacaGCCCCAAAGGGCAGCGATTTCGCAGCCGTTtggggctgcgtttgcagcccTTTAAACGCCCGGTTACGGCTGCAAATGCCGCCGCAGACGGCAGCGAAAACGCAGCCGTgtgcggctgcgtttgcagccgtttaaacgctCGTTTACGactgcaaacgcagccgcaaacggcAGCGAAATCGCTgccgtttgcggctgcgtttgcagccgtttaaatgcccgttagggacctacgcgactTACGGTTTCCATTTAATCGATGTCGTCTGATTATTATTTACTGACTGGTTTCCATTTATGCAGGTATTTGCACAAGATGATTTCCACTTCGATCACTGCTCGAAACAAAAGCCGGGAGTGGTGTACGAGTGGTGACTTATTCTTTTTGTATTGCCTCTTATACAAGAGGCCGTGCGCTCTCGCCTACGGGTTAGCGCAGTATTTCGCCTCCGCGCATCATCGACAGGAGCGCGGAATGCTATTCGGCGGCGCTTACGTGACCAAGATAGCCCATTCGTTGGGCTATCATCCGGATAACGACCGCGGCCGTGTAGGCCCGGCGGCACAGCCAAAGCGGATGGGGATGAACACAATAAACGGGATGCATATTACCAAAGACTTTCCATGCGGAAAGCGGTTAAAGAATCTGGACGGCACGCAATACCAGCTTAAGGAACTGCCAGAAGAGTTCCCTCTGATTTATCCCCCGCGGGATCCGGAGCCGCCGGAGCCGCATGACCCGGCCGCCGTTCTTCCGCGGCCACCACAGCCGCGTGGACCACCCGGGGCGCCCCAGTTCCCACGCCATGTTATGCCCGGTCCTGACCCGTCACATGAGCGGCTGCTTCGAAACGTTgagagaaacaattatttgttagAGTGGGTGGCTGCGGCGCTGCAGCAGCAGCGACAGCATGACGGGTTACCTCCACTACCCTTCATTGCGGATGCGGACTGGGATCAGCATCAGcggcagcagcagcatcaggagcagcagcagcagcatcaggagCAGCAGCAGTAGTATTTTATCATTTTGTTATGTATGTACAAACTTTGTAATGTATTTTGTTATGTATATATCAAACTTCGGTGTAAACAGTTTCACATATTTTGAAATGTTATATTTTGAAATTCAGGCAGGTTATAAAAAATTCTGGCAGGTTATTTAAAGTGTTTTGTCGttacggacttagtttcgacgctcgttaggcccgtacgcgccttacggacgacgtcgactaaataataaaaaaaaatattatttagtcgacgtcgtccgtaaggcgcgtacgggcctaacgagcgtcgaaactaggtccgtcgttgcccgttaggcccgtacgcgccttacggacgacgtcgactaaataataaaaaaaatattatttagtcgacgtcgtccgtaaggcgcgtacgggcctaacgagcgtcgaaactaagtccgtcgttgcccgttaggcccgtacgcgccttacggatgacgtcgactaaataataaaaaaaatattatttagtcgacgtcgtccgtaaggcgcgtacgggcctaacgagcgtcgaaactaagtccgtcgttgcccgttaggcccgtacgcgccttacggatgacgtcgactaaataataaaaaaaatattatttagtcgacgtcgtccgtaaggcgcgtacgggcctaacgagcgtcgaaactaagcccgtcgttaaaattttaacgacgggcttagtttcgacgctcgttaggcccgtacgcgccttacggacgacgtcgactaaataataaaaaaaatattatttagtcgacgtcgtccgtaaggcgcgtacgggcctaacgagcgtcgaaactaagtccgtcgttgccctttaggcccgtacgcgccttacggatgacgtcgactaaataataaaaaaaatattatttagtcgacgtcgtccgtaaggcgcgtacgggcctaacgagcgtcgaaactaagcccgtcgttaaaattttaacgacgggcttagtttcgacgcccgttaggcccgtacgcgccttacggacgacgtcgactaaataagaaaaaaaatattatttagtcgacgtcgtacgtaaggcgcgtacgggcctaacgggcgtcgaaactaagtccgtcgttaaaAGTTTCGACGCCCGTTAGgtccgtacgcgccttacggacgacgtcgactaaataataaaaaaaaatattat
The sequence above is drawn from the Helianthus annuus cultivar XRQ/B chromosome 12, HanXRQr2.0-SUNRISE, whole genome shotgun sequence genome and encodes:
- the LOC110892476 gene encoding uncharacterized protein LOC110892476, with translation MEEMDFEVDIPEQPQRKRRARPPPDPLENHPYLEFPLESEAALRCEKLRKMHIGEHFAVSWKTLRKLEVEDWVRGFVPVDSPWDRLFELSFTPTYREILVEFLSSFEFHPRRPNEVVDPAQPPPPPEVSFRMAGQAREMSLAQFAVHSGLYTEAEIATDLYTKGLVMIDKPTLLGFWDLIADIRHWDHHQSKGRSTLIEDPLFRYLHKMISTSITARNKSREWCTSGDLFFLYCLLYKRPCALAYGLAQYFASAHHRQERGMLFGGAYVTKIAHSLGYHPDNDRGRVGPAAQPKRMGMNTINGMHITKDFPCGKRLKNLDGTQYQLKELPEEFPLIYPPRDPEPPEPHDPAAVLPRPPQPRGPPGAPQFPRHVMPGPDPSHERLLRNVERNNYLLEWVAAALQQQRQHDGLPPLPFIADADWDQHQRQQQHQEQQQQHQEQQQ